The following are encoded in a window of Solibacillus sp. FSL R7-0668 genomic DNA:
- the hisC gene encoding histidinol-phosphate transaminase — protein MKWKQQLFGMQAYKPGKPIDEVKKEFGLEEVIKLASNENPFGSSPKVKAFLQSDESNHAIYPDGYAQNLRTDLAHFYGVAENELILGNGSDDLIAIITRALLYPGVNTVMADLSFSQYWHNADIEGAEVRKVPMKDGVHDLDAMLEAIDDQTSVVWVCNPNNPTGTLVTDEALSAFLAKVPNDVLVVLDEAYIEYVNDPSYQDTLHYFRDYNNLILLRTFSKAYGLASFRVGYGIAQAEVIAKLDPVRAPFNNTILSQKVAQIALADQDYIASCREQNESGKKQYVAFCEKHGLNYFPSQTNFVMFEIKADSEVVFQELMKRGFIIRSGAALGLDGYIRVTIGTEAQNAKFLQQLEEVLTEQGVFA, from the coding sequence ATGAAGTGGAAACAACAATTATTCGGTATGCAAGCCTATAAACCAGGCAAGCCGATTGATGAAGTAAAAAAAGAATTCGGGCTAGAAGAAGTCATTAAACTAGCATCAAATGAAAACCCATTCGGCAGTTCCCCAAAAGTAAAAGCCTTTTTACAAAGCGATGAATCGAATCATGCCATTTATCCCGATGGTTATGCGCAAAATTTACGAACAGATTTAGCACACTTCTATGGAGTTGCTGAAAATGAATTGATTTTAGGAAATGGTTCGGACGATTTAATCGCCATTATTACACGTGCGCTACTATACCCAGGTGTTAATACCGTCATGGCAGACCTTTCATTCTCTCAATATTGGCATAATGCAGATATAGAAGGGGCAGAAGTACGTAAAGTGCCAATGAAAGATGGCGTGCATGATTTAGATGCCATGCTTGAAGCAATTGATGATCAAACGTCAGTGGTATGGGTATGTAATCCAAATAACCCTACTGGAACGCTTGTAACAGATGAAGCATTAAGTGCCTTTTTAGCAAAGGTGCCAAACGATGTCTTGGTTGTGCTAGATGAGGCGTACATTGAATATGTGAACGATCCGTCTTATCAAGATACACTTCATTATTTCCGCGACTATAACAACTTAATTTTATTGCGTACATTCTCAAAAGCATATGGCCTAGCTTCATTCCGTGTTGGTTATGGGATTGCACAAGCAGAAGTGATTGCAAAGCTTGACCCAGTGCGTGCACCGTTTAACAATACTATTTTAAGCCAAAAGGTCGCACAAATTGCGTTAGCAGACCAAGACTATATCGCAAGCTGTCGTGAGCAAAATGAAAGTGGAAAAAAACAATACGTGGCGTTTTGCGAAAAGCATGGTTTAAATTACTTCCCATCTCAAACGAACTTTGTCATGTTTGAAATCAAAGCAGATAGCGAAGTGGTGTTCCAAGAATTGATGAAGCGCGGCTTTATTATTCGTAGTGGTGCGGCACTTGGTCTGGATGGCTATATCCGTGTCACAATCGGAACAGAAGCACAAAATGCGAAGTTTTTACAACAGCTTGAAGAAGTATTAACGGAACAAGGAGTATTTGCATGA